In one window of Comamonas testosteroni DNA:
- a CDS encoding transposase, which translates to MARLPRLTLANMPHHIIQRGNNSGEIFVDAQDRLVMLDLMREMARRFEVDVHAYVLMPNHFHLLLTPRTEQGVPQFMQAVGRSYVRYFNNRHGRTGTLWEGRYRCTVLQAEQWLMATMVSMDLNPVRDGLVQRAVDWPWSSYAHNAGLQSDALISPHALFWALGNTPFARDAAYVRAVEAGLDADTQAQISHAALRGWALGEPDFIENLQQKTERRVKRQKAGRPAARTASVHED; encoded by the coding sequence ATGGCCCGTCTTCCCCGTCTTACGCTGGCAAACATGCCGCACCACATCATCCAGCGTGGCAACAACAGCGGCGAGATCTTTGTGGATGCGCAGGATCGCCTGGTCATGCTGGATCTGATGCGCGAGATGGCGCGGCGCTTCGAGGTCGATGTGCATGCCTATGTGCTCATGCCCAATCACTTCCATCTGCTGCTGACGCCCAGGACGGAGCAGGGCGTGCCCCAGTTCATGCAGGCCGTGGGGCGCAGCTATGTGCGTTACTTCAACAACCGGCACGGGCGTACCGGCACCCTGTGGGAGGGGCGCTACCGCTGCACCGTGCTGCAGGCCGAGCAATGGCTGATGGCGACCATGGTCTCCATGGATCTCAACCCCGTGCGCGACGGGCTGGTGCAGCGCGCGGTGGACTGGCCCTGGTCCAGCTATGCGCACAACGCAGGCCTGCAAAGCGATGCGCTCATCAGCCCGCACGCGCTTTTCTGGGCTCTGGGCAACACGCCGTTTGCCCGGGATGCGGCTTATGTCAGGGCCGTGGAGGCCGGTCTGGATGCAGATACGCAGGCGCAGATCAGCCATGCTGCACTGCGTGGCTGGGCTTTGGGCGAGCCCGATTTCATTGAAAATTTGCAACAGAAAACCGAGCGGCGCGTGAAGCGGCAGAAGGCCGGCAGGCCTGCAGCACGCACAGCTTCGGTGCACGAGGACTAG